The following nucleotide sequence is from Myxococcales bacterium.
CAGATCTGGGCAGCTGGACTCGGGGCGTCGACCTGACCGCTGACCGCGCCGGCCTGCTGTTCTCCGGCGATCTGGAGACGGCGCTCACCACCATCCGTGCTTCCGGTGACTCGGCACTGAGCGTGTCTGCGTCGGAGCGTGCTCGAGCACTGCTCACTTACGCCGTGAGTGGGCAATACCTGAGCTTGCGCAACCGCCTGCACCTCAGCATCGATCGAGTGGATCTCGAGGAGCTCGGCGAAGACGATCTCGTCCCAGCAAGCCGCGCTTGAGTCGCAGCCTCTCGCCGGTTCAGCTGGCGCGGATGGGTTCTTTCGAAAGCAACCAGCGACGGCCGAGCACCAGGCCGAGCGGCGACAAGAGCCCGACGGCCCCGTGGATCATCCAGAGGGTGCCCGGCGCCTGAGCGCCATGCTCGGGAATGAAGCGGTCGACGAGAGAGCCGGCGTAAAACCCGGTCACGGTCTTGGCGACGAACCAGGGCAGCCCGGCGATGCCCATGTAGATCCCGATGCGATTCACTGGCGCCAGATCCGCGACGTACTCGAGGAAGCGGGAGGACCAGACGGCCTCACCCAGCGAGAACAACACCACGTAGCCGAGCAGCGACGAGAGACTGGGCTGTCCCATCAGGAGCACGGTTGCCGCTGCCGAGACCAGCGTGCCGACGATCATCATGTCGATCACGCGTCGGGCTCGAGTGAGGGTGGCAAACAGCGGCACGGCCACCACGATGATCAGCGGGTTCAGTCCGTTCACCCACTCCCAGCGTGCACCGACCTCGGCGGGGAAACAGCGGGTGACGTAGTGCGGCATGGTGAGCCACTGATGGGCGAACAGCGTGCGCACCGGCAGCAAGACGAAGATGAAGAATACGAAGCGGAGATCGGTGATGGGCAGGGTCTTGGCCTTCGCCCACAGGCCCTTCGGGGCCTCGACTTCGGGTGTCTCGGGTGTCTCGGCGGTGCTCACCCGATCGCGCTGCTCGACCTTCTTGGTGAAGAAGATCAGGTTCACCAGCAGCACGAGGGCGGTGACGCCGATGAAGAACCAAAACGCACCGGTGATGCCGGCGGTCGGTTGTTTGGCCACGTCGGCCCCCTCGATGCGTCTCGCCCAGGTCTCCCGCACCAGGGGCGATACCGCCTCGCCGGCGACGATGCCGAGGTTCATGATCGAATACAGGAACGCGTAGCCCAAGGTCGCCGTGCGAGCGTCCGTGTACTCCTTCACGCCCGCGTACATGGCCGGCTGAATGACGCCCTCACCGAAACCCATCACCGCGATGGCGGCCCAGGCCAGCGCGGCGACCGCGGTCTGGGCACCGGCGTTCGGCGACAGCACGAGCAGCACTCGCCCGAGGAGCACGATGGCCATGGCCACGCTGAGCGCGCGGCGGGAGCCCAGCCGATCGCTGAGGGCGCCAGCGCCCAGCACCATGAAGAGCGTGACCAGGCCGGTGAAGACGCTGACGGCAACGGTGGAGGAGTTGGCCGAGAAACCGGCGCGCGACTCCAAGAACAGGGTCATCAGCGCGAGCAGGCCGAAGTAGGCGATGCCGTCGCCGAAGTTCACCCAGTTGACGAGCCAGAAGCCGCGCGAGGCCTTGAGCAGCACACGCAGCGTCTCGCCCAGGCTCGGGGGCGCTTTTGGGTCGGCCATGGAGGGGCTCCTCAGCCCACGCCGAACTCGCGCAGGTTGTCGGCGAGCGTGTCGCGGATGTGTTGGATGGTCGCGCGCCGGAGCGCACGCTTGCTGGCGGAGAACGGCGTGCTGCCGAGGGCGCTCAGGCGTCGCGCCTCGGCCATGGCCCGGGGCATGAGGGCTTCCGCCTCCACGGCTTCGTCCAGGTAACCGATCTCCACTGCCTCCGTCGGAGGGTACAGAGTCGCGAGCAACGTCGCCGCCGTGAGCTTGCGTGGATCGAGGCGGTCTCTCGCCATCTCGATGGCGAGGATCGGCAACGGCATGCCGATCGAGACCTCGTTCAGGCCGAGCTTGAAATCGCCCAGCGTTCCCAGGCGCACGTCGCCGGTCAGGACGAGCAGCGCGCCGCCGGCCATGGCGTGTCCGGTGCACGCAACGACCAGCGGCTGCGGGTGCGCATAGGCGCCGAGCAACACGTCTGCTCCCTGTGTGACGAGCGCCCTCGCGCTCTCGGGGCCAGCCATCATGTGTTTGAGGTCGAAGCCGGCACAGAAGCGGCCCGGGCGGCCCGTGAGCACGACGGCCTTGGCCTCGCGCTCGGCGCGAGCGAGGGCGTCGGCGAGCCCGCTCAAGAGCTCGGGGCTGAGAGCGTTGGCCTTGCCGTCATCCATGCGGATGACCGCGATCTCGTCGGAGAGCTCGAAGTCGACGGGGGACATGACGTTCTGGTCTGCCTGTCTTGGGGAGGGTTGGGGTCAGACGGAGCTGTTGGTCGCGCGGGCGGCGGCCTGTCGCTTGCGGAAGTCCGCAATCGCGGGCAGCGCGTCGAAGCGCTTCTGGAACTCGACGAGTGCCGGCTTCGTCTCGAGGTGAGCTGCTGATGCTGGGTTGCGACGCACACACCACGCCACGGCCTCGGTCGCGATGGCGTCGGCGAAGGTCGGTGTGTCGCCGGCGGCGAACTTGCGGCCGGCGTAGATCTCGTCGAGCCCGGCGAAGTACTGGGGCATGCGTCGCTCCTCGAATTTCTTTTTTGCCGCGGCATCGTCCGCAGAAAATCCCCCGAAGGCTTGGTACAGGTCGTAAGCCCCGAGGGCGACGGAGAGCGCGCGGGTGAGGGCGGCCGGTTCCGCCGGCCAAGCGCTGGTACCGTGCGCAGCGTGGTGCATGATCGCGAGCGTCTGGTAGATGAGCTCGCCGCTCGGAGTCTCGACGAAGGGGAACTGCTTGAACGGGTTCTTGCCCTCCACGGCTGTGCCGAAGTCGGCGATGGCGGTGAACACGTCGACGAAGGGGGCGTTCGCCAGGACGTAGACCAATCGCACCATCTCGGCGCGTCCGCCGTGGCCGTCGGGGATGTGGAGGTAGTGGAGTTTGTCGGGGGTCCGGTCGGTCATGGCGGGAGGGTAGCCCGGATTTCCGCGAGTCGAGCCAGGATCAGTTCGCGGTGTTTCTTGGCACCGCTTCAGGGGGCCAGGAATTTGGTCGGCCGCAGCGGATCTTCGTCGATCAAGCTGACCGTCGGCGCACCGCCGCCCGTTGCCACGTGATACAGGCTGCCGCCGGCGCGACAGCGCACCGTGATCGAGCCGGCCCCGGGCAAGTCGACGCTCACGTCCTGAGCCGCGCCCGCCGCGGCGAACGCCACCACCAGCCACTCGCTCTGGGTGGCGTGTTTTCGAGCCAGCACCCGGAGCTTGCGATCGCAGAGCTTGGTGGTCTTGTCGCAGTTGAGCTCGTAGGCCGGCACCTGCTCGGCAGCCGGACTCTTGGTCGTGAACCGGTGCACGCCCGGGCCTGCGACGAGCGAGCCATTTCGCAGGAAGTCCTCGAAGTGGGAAAAGAGCGCGTGGACCTCGCCGAGCGCCACCATCTGGGCGACGCCGTCCGGAACCGCGTTCGGAGCCGCCAGCGCAACGTTGGGATTGCAGCTCCAACCGCTTGTCGCTTGCCACAGCCCCGGCGACCACCAGCTACACGGCCGAGAGCACCATGAACGCGAGGCCCGCCAGGACGCCGCCCGAGGTTCGACGCATCGCCCGAACTTAGCTCATACGGGACGGCGGCGTCAGGGGGCGTCGGGCAACCGCTTGGTTGTCACTCGAGGGCGTTGATCTCGGCGATGTTCGGCGCGATCAACGCCTCGATCGACCCGCTCGGGGCCTTCACCAGCTTGCCGCTCAGCCTGAAATCACTGAGCACGCCGTCGCCGTTGAGATCTCCTCGGGCAATGGCGTCGAAGGTCGTGCCGTCCGCGCCGGCTTGGGCCCAGTCGTCCGTCGACGACTTGTAATCGTACTGGAAGAACTGCGGATCGGTCATCGTGAAGCGCAGGCATGCGAAGCCCTTGCCCTGGGTCGCCGTGTCCAGGTTCCAGTCCGACGGAGACGATTGATACTTGCCGCCTTTGATGGCGCCGGCACTGGCAGGCACCGGCTGGGAGGCGCTGACACAGAGCCGGTTGAGCACCGCCGCCGTGCCGCCCGTGGGGAGCTGCGCGCCGGACATGATCTCGCGCGAGTACGCGCCCACGGCGTCCTTGCCCATGCGTCCGATGGCCGCCCGCGCTTCCGCGGTGCGCGCGTTGAACAGGTAGCGGCGTACGCCGTAGATGGCCAAGCCTGCCAGCACTCCGACGATGACGACGGTGACCATCAGTTCGACGAGGGAGAACGCCCGCGTCCCTAGCGGTGTTTGGGGGCGCGCGTCGGGCTTGGTCATCGAACCAGGAGATCACGCATCGAGGCGTTCTGCCAAACACCGTGCAGGAGCCGGTGCCCAGGCTGGGAGCCGCCATCCGCCCACCCTCGCGCAATTTCGAGGGAAGTTCGCACTGGGGTCTGCGATGCTCGAAGCGTGAGAGGGCTTGCCTCGGACTGGCGCCGGACCTTCGGGGTCGTGGTCGCGGCCGCTTTGTCGAGCGCGGGCTGCGGAGGTGACGAAGCAGCTCCGCCAGCGACGCCGAAGTGCCGCGCTCTGCACTGGCTGGGCTCGACTCCGTTCGAGATCGGCGTCGACTCGCTGGTCATGCTCGACGTCGCCGGAGAGCTCAGCGGAGACCCGCTGAACCAGGCGGTGATCAGCAAGCGCACGCCGGACGTCTCGCCGACGGAGCTGGCAACTTACGGTGGCCTGCTCGAGCTCGACAAGCCGCCCTTCGAGGCCCTGTCGCTCGAGGGCGCTCAGCCGAATCCGGGCACGCCGGATCCCAAGCAGACGGCGCCGCTCACCGCCACCGGGGAGAGCTTGATCGAGGTCTGTCTGAGCACGAGCGTTCAGTGCCAGGCGCCCCCCGAGTGTGAGGCCTACGTGAACGCGACCGACGCCTGGGGTTTCGTGCTCACGCATCAGGCGGTGTGGCTGGCGTTCGAACGCTGGCTTGGCTGCACGACGCCCGTCGATGTCGACGCTCGGCGCCGCGGGATCGCCGCGAGCCTGCTGAAGGAGGCGACGTTCGACGCGACTCCAGGCGATCTCACCACCGAGCGGCTGGTGATGATCGGACTGCTTGGGGCCCAAGCCGGCGTAGACTCAGCGTGGGTCACGTCGCTACGTGAAGCAGCGCAAGCCCCGGGCTGTTTTCGCGCCGGCTCGGCCGGGGACTGCAGCACTCACACGACGGCGCTCGCGGTGCTCGCGCTGACGCTGGCTGGCTCGACGGAGAAGTGTGAGTGAGGGCACGCGCGAGCCCGCGCCGGTGGAATTCGCTTTCGCCAGAGCAAGTTCGGTCGGGCCGGCGGCCGCTTGTTTTTGATACCGGGCTGCGCGAGCCTGGGCTGGACGAAGTGGCAAGACGACCGTGACGCCCCCCCCCACTGACCCGTATCGCGAGCTCTTCGAGCGGTCGGCAGACGCCATCCTCATCATCGAGGGGGAGCACTTCGTGGACTGCAATCAGGCGACGGTTGCCATGCTGCGGTACCAGGACAAGGCGGAGCTGCTCCGCACCCACCCGTCGGAGCTGTCGCCGCCCACCCAGCCGGACGGACGGAGCTCGTTCGAGAAGGCCAACGAGATGATGGCCATCGCCCGCGAGCGAGGCAGTCACCGCTTCGAGTGGGACCACCGGCGCGTCGACGGGGAGGTGTTTCCCGTCGAGGTGCTGCTCACGGCGGTCGAGCGCGATGGAAAAGAGATTCTACATGTGGTGTGGCGCGACATCACCGATCGCAGGCGGCTCGAGGGTCAGCTGAGGCACTCGCAGAAGATGGAGATCATCGGCCAGCTCGCCGGCGGGATCGCCCACGACTTCAACAACCTGTTGGTCGCCATCATGGGCAATGGTGAGCTGTTGCAGCGGAAGCTCCAGGACCGGTCCGACCTGGTCGGGTACGTCGACGAAATGGTGAAGGCTGGCCAGCGTGGGGCCACGCTGGTGCGACAGCTGTTGCTCTTCAGCCGGCACCAAGACATGCCGACGGCGCTCATCGATCTGGTGCCGATCTTGGGCGATGTCCAGCTCATGCTCGAGCGCCTGATCGGCGAGAACGTGAGGCTCGCCGTGGAGTCTGGCGCGGCGTCCTTGCCCATCCGGGGCACTCGCAGTCAGGTCGAGCAGGTCATCGTCAACCTGGTGACCAACGCCCGCGATGCCATGCCAGACGGCGGTGTGGTGAGTGTGGTGCTCGAGGCGGTGGAGCTCGCCGAGGACAGCATCGGCGCCGTCGAACGGCTGGCGCCTGGGTCTTACGCGCGGCTCTCGGTCTCTGACTCGGGGCAGGGCATGGGCGAAGAGGTGCTCGCCCACGCCATCGATCCGTTCTTCACGACCAAAGCTGTCGGGCGCGGCACGGGACTCGGGCTTTCGACGGTCTACGGAATCGCAAAACAGAGCGGCGGCGGTCTCCGCATCGATTCCACGGTTGGTCGCGGCACGAGTGTGAGGGTCTACCTTCCGCTGCTGTCCGGCGTGCCGGCGATCGAGCACACGAGCTCGTCGCCACCGCGCCCCGCTGTGGGGGGTAGCGAGCGACTCGTCGTGGCCGAGGACGATGAGACTGTCGCGCGCGTCATCGTGCGCGTGCTCGAGGCCAACGGCTACCACGTACAGCGAGCCACCGACGGAATGACCGCCGCCGAGCTGATCTTGCAGCAAAGCGAGGAGAGCCACCTGCTCCTGACCGACGTCGTGATGCCGCGGATGAGCGGTCCGGACCTCGTCAAGACCTTGCGCGCTCGGAACGTCGACATCCCGGTCTTGTTCATGTCGGGCTACAGCCGGGACGCCCTCAGCGCGATGCACGACCAGGGCGCCGGCCTCGATGTCCTCAAGAAACCCTTCACGGCGACCGAGCTCGTTGGCCGCGTGCGTGAAGCGCTCGACCGCCACGCTCGGTTGCGCAAGCAGTGAGCCTCGCGCTCGCGGTGCCGGAGACGCCGCTGGCCAACCGCAGTCCCGGCTACTCTTTCTGTGTGAAGGCGCCAGCGAGCACGTAGGAATCGAAGCCTGGCGGCGCGACGCCCTCGGCCGCCCAGTGGTAGAGCGCGGTGTTGAACACCGTATTGGCCACGTTGAACACGGTCGCGACTCCGAGCGCGCCGACGCGGCGATTTCGTGGGCTGGGTTTTCGAACACTACGGCCTGGCGGCCTGTTCGATGGCGGCGGGCGATCGTCGGAGGCTCTTGCGCATCCTCGGGAAATCGAGTCTTCTCTGCCATTCTGCGGCGCTATAGCCGCAAGCAGAAGGTGACGACGATGAATCGATCCTGGATTGCACTCACTGTGGCAGCGCTCACCGCGTTCACCGCAGTCGCATGCGGTGGCGACGACGACAGCGGCGGCAAAGGCGGGGCTGGGGGCTCGAGTTCGGGCGGAACCGGAGGGAGCTCGGGCAGCGGTGGCGCGAGCACCGGTGGCGCCGCGGGAGCGGGCGGCGCGGGCGGAGCGGCAGGCGGCGCTGGCACGGGCGGCGCGGCGGGCAGCGGCGGCTCGAGCGGGTCGGGTGGCGCCGCAGGCGCCGACAGCGGCCCGGGCGGCGCAGCCGGCGCAGGCGGCTCGGGCGCTGGAGACGCGGGGGCCGACGCTTCCAGTGATGCGGGTGGCGGCAATTGCGCGAAGCTCGTGGCGTGTTGCCCGACGCTGAAGGCACCCTACAAGAACCAGTGCGAAGCGACCGCGACCTCGACGACGAACGAGGCAACGTGTGGGGCGACCCTCACGTTCTTGCAGCAGAACGGCTTCTGCAAATAGCGAGCTCGGACCCGCGCGTCTGACCTGTGGCCGGTCGGGCCGAAATGCGCCGCCGGAAGCCGGCGAACGAGATACTTGCGTCGACGAGGTTGACGATCGGACGCCGGCCGGCCGGGCTGCGCGGCTTGACAGAGTGGGGACCGTGGCGAATGGTTTGGGTAGCGGGCTTTCCGAGTCCGACTCCTCACACTGCCGCCGGCACGGTCTCGCGTGAGGAGTGAAGAGGGCTCAGCCCTTCGGTGTTGCGCCTGACCGCTCGTCATCCAGTTCGTTCCGTCGGTGCCGGCCGACACAAGGATCGAGCTCAGAGATCGTCTGGACAAGCGATGGGGAACCGGCACGGAAACAAAAAGCTGCGGCTCTCGGTGCGGGCGAGGATGGAGAGAACGGGAGAGAGCTATCAACGGGCTCTCTCCTCGCTCCTCCACCTCGACGTGCCGACGCAGACTTCAAAGCAGTCGGAAGTAACGGACAACGGCGTCGACCTCCTGCCGATCCGCTACTTCGGCGCGCCCGCAGCGATTGCGACCTTCGAGATCGCGGGGCGGCTTGCCGTGCTCGTCGTGGCGAGTCCGCATCGCCCAGGTCCGTTTCCGCAAAACCCGATCGTCGCGCTCGGGCCACCACGCACTGTCCACTGAACGATCATCAGCTCGCGAGCGCCGCAGGTGGCGGCACGGGAGATCACGATGACCATTGTTCAACGCGACCGCTTGCAGTCCCTTCGTACCCACGGCTTCTTCGTCTTGCCGGCGTTCTTGAATCCGACAGAGCTCAGCACGCTCCGTCGCGCGTGCGACACCGCACTCGATCGCGCCCGTGCGGAGTCGACTGAGAATGGCCATACGACGCCCAAAATCGGGCTGTTCACGGAACCGAGCTACTTCGCACATCACCCTGGTGCCCTCGACGTCCTCACGAAGTTCGTCGGCTCGGCGCGAATGTGCGCGCTACTCGAGGGCTTGGCTCACGAAGGCGAAGACGGCATTCCTCGGCTCAAGAACACGGACTACTACCACGAGCAGACGAAACGCGACTGGGACGGCGACTGGCATCGAGACAGCCAGCTCGGGCAACCCGATCCAGAGCTCGAGCTCCGGCGCATTCTCACGACGACAGCGATCCACGTGCGTGTAGCATTGGAGGACGACGACCGTCTGGAGCTCGTGCCGGGCTCGCACCGGCGGTGGGACACGCCCGAGGAGCTCCAAATCCGAAAGGGCTCGAAGCGGGCGTCATCAATGACAGGGGCGACGCGCATTGCCCTCCAGGCTGGCGACGCTTGCGTCTTCCACGCATGGTCGATCCACCGAGCCACCTATCGCCGAGCGCCACGGCGACGCACGCTCGACTCTCTCTACGCGTTCGGCGGTCCGCAGCTCCAGCATTGGACGGTGCCGAACGAGTGAGCTCGGTGTGCGGGCACCCCAATGCAATTCCACCCCGCACATCTGCCGCCACGGGGCTCGTCAGGCTCGGCGCTTGTGCTTACCCAATGGCACCACCACCGCCACCCACCCCCAATTCCCCCCACAACGCCTCCGGCACCGGCTGCTCGAGCTCCAGCGTGACGGTGATCGGTTTGTCGCCGCGCCAGTCGCGGAAGCTCACCTCGCCCAGGTAGAGAAACGGCGCGGTCTCCCCTCCCACCGTGCTCGACGCTTGGACGAAGAGGTGCACTGGGACGCCGTCGACCTCGTGGTTCTTCAGCGCTCGCGTCATCTGTTTTTCGCGCGTCTGCCACTCGAGGAGGCCGCGGCACGCGGGCGCTCGGGCAGCCCCGCCGGCACGACCAACCGCAAGAGCGGCTCGCTTGCGCGATCACCGCTCACGCCAATGCCCTGCGCTGCCGCCGCGTAACACGCAGCGAGCCCCGGCTCGTCAAAGCAAAGCGCCGGTAGCTCCTGCTCACGGAGCTCGGGGTCGAGGCTCCGGCCGTGCGCATTGAGGATGCTCTCGATGCGAGCGGCAGTGCGCTGCGACCTGCGCCACGTCCGCGTGCGTGGGCGCGTCGAGC
It contains:
- a CDS encoding prepilin-type N-terminal cleavage/methylation domain-containing protein, whose protein sequence is MTKPDARPQTPLGTRAFSLVELMVTVVIVGVLAGLAIYGVRRYLFNARTAEARAAIGRMGKDAVGAYSREIMSGAQLPTGGTAAVLNRLCVSASQPVPASAGAIKGGKYQSSPSDWNLDTATQGKGFACLRFTMTDPQFFQYDYKSSTDDWAQAGADGTTFDAIARGDLNGDGVLSDFRLSGKLVKAPSGSIEALIAPNIAEINALE
- a CDS encoding DUF3427 domain-containing protein; this encodes MTRALKNHEVDGVPVHLFVQASSTVGGETAPFLYLGEVSFRDWRGDKPITVTLELEQPVPEALWGELGVGGGGGAIG
- a CDS encoding glutathione S-transferase family protein → MTDRTPDKLHYLHIPDGHGGRAEMVRLVYVLANAPFVDVFTAIADFGTAVEGKNPFKQFPFVETPSGELIYQTLAIMHHAAHGTSAWPAEPAALTRALSVALGAYDLYQAFGGFSADDAAAKKKFEERRMPQYFAGLDEIYAGRKFAAGDTPTFADAIATEAVAWCVRRNPASAAHLETKPALVEFQKRFDALPAIADFRKRQAAARATNSSV
- a CDS encoding response regulator, whose protein sequence is MTPPPTDPYRELFERSADAILIIEGEHFVDCNQATVAMLRYQDKAELLRTHPSELSPPTQPDGRSSFEKANEMMAIARERGSHRFEWDHRRVDGEVFPVEVLLTAVERDGKEILHVVWRDITDRRRLEGQLRHSQKMEIIGQLAGGIAHDFNNLLVAIMGNGELLQRKLQDRSDLVGYVDEMVKAGQRGATLVRQLLLFSRHQDMPTALIDLVPILGDVQLMLERLIGENVRLAVESGAASLPIRGTRSQVEQVIVNLVTNARDAMPDGGVVSVVLEAVELAEDSIGAVERLAPGSYARLSVSDSGQGMGEEVLAHAIDPFFTTKAVGRGTGLGLSTVYGIAKQSGGGLRIDSTVGRGTSVRVYLPLLSGVPAIEHTSSSPPRPAVGGSERLVVAEDDETVARVIVRVLEANGYHVQRATDGMTAAELILQQSEESHLLLTDVVMPRMSGPDLVKTLRARNVDIPVLFMSGYSRDALSAMHDQGAGLDVLKKPFTATELVGRVREALDRHARLRKQ
- a CDS encoding MFS transporter; translation: MADPKAPPSLGETLRVLLKASRGFWLVNWVNFGDGIAYFGLLALMTLFLESRAGFSANSSTVAVSVFTGLVTLFMVLGAGALSDRLGSRRALSVAMAIVLLGRVLLVLSPNAGAQTAVAALAWAAIAVMGFGEGVIQPAMYAGVKEYTDARTATLGYAFLYSIMNLGIVAGEAVSPLVRETWARRIEGADVAKQPTAGITGAFWFFIGVTALVLLVNLIFFTKKVEQRDRVSTAETPETPEVEAPKGLWAKAKTLPITDLRFVFFIFVLLPVRTLFAHQWLTMPHYVTRCFPAEVGARWEWVNGLNPLIIVVAVPLFATLTRARRVIDMMIVGTLVSAAATVLLMGQPSLSSLLGYVVLFSLGEAVWSSRFLEYVADLAPVNRIGIYMGIAGLPWFVAKTVTGFYAGSLVDRFIPEHGAQAPGTLWMIHGAVGLLSPLGLVLGRRWLLSKEPIRAS
- a CDS encoding phytanoyl-CoA dioxygenase family protein, which produces MTIVQRDRLQSLRTHGFFVLPAFLNPTELSTLRRACDTALDRARAESTENGHTTPKIGLFTEPSYFAHHPGALDVLTKFVGSARMCALLEGLAHEGEDGIPRLKNTDYYHEQTKRDWDGDWHRDSQLGQPDPELELRRILTTTAIHVRVALEDDDRLELVPGSHRRWDTPEELQIRKGSKRASSMTGATRIALQAGDACVFHAWSIHRATYRRAPRRRTLDSLYAFGGPQLQHWTVPNE
- a CDS encoding crotonase/enoyl-CoA hydratase family protein, with the protein product MSPVDFELSDEIAVIRMDDGKANALSPELLSGLADALARAEREAKAVVLTGRPGRFCAGFDLKHMMAGPESARALVTQGADVLLGAYAHPQPLVVACTGHAMAGGALLVLTGDVRLGTLGDFKLGLNEVSIGMPLPILAIEMARDRLDPRKLTAATLLATLYPPTEAVEIGYLDEAVEAEALMPRAMAEARRLSALGSTPFSASKRALRRATIQHIRDTLADNLREFGVG